ACTCATGATGTCCATACTCTGTACACCATTGACTGCGCCATTGCGAAGCGCGTCACCCGTTACCGCTTCCGGCACACTGATCCCCTCCAGTCCATCCGTGCGGTCAAAGACCGTCAGGTCGACCGGGATGATCTGCAAGCCCATGTGGATGAGTTTAATGTGGATCTTCACCCGCTGGTTGGTCAGGTCGCCGCTGCCATAGATCAGGTGCCCCTTTGGGAAGAATTCACCGTTCAGGCGAACCGAATCCAGCAGTCGCATGCGGATCACCGTGCCTTGCACGATCTTTTGATTGCCATCAATAACAGCGGGGATCGCCATAAAACGTTCTGTAGCGACAGGCGGTGTACCTGTTTCCGTAGCAGGTTTACCACGGTTGGGGTTCTGCAGCTCCAGCAGTTTCTCCAGCATCCCGTTCAATTGTTTCATCTCGGGATCTTCGGCCAATGTGCTGGCTGGTACCGGGTACGGTTGGGTAACCACCTGCTCCGTTCTAATAGGTGCAGCCTTGACCGGCGGTTTATTGATCTCGGTCTGCAAAGCTGCCAGCTTCTGGGTGATCTGGGCAGCTTTCGTGTTCGGGTCATCATCTGAACCAGATGTGGCTGCGAGCGTGGTCTGCGGGTTAGCGGAAAAAACACCGGCGCTGTCCAGGCTGCGTTTGAAAAAGGGATCGGTCCGGCGCAATTGTTCCTGTTTGTTGGAATCGGCACGGGCTTTCTCGTAGAAACCTAATTTGTCATTCGCCGTGTCGGCAGTCAGCATGCTGCCCGGCAGTTTCATTGACAGACCGCCTTGGGCGGCTGCTTTGGACTGTTCGCCCTTCCCGCCACCGAATACCCAGAAAAGTAAGGCCAGGAACGGAAAGACGATCAGTGGCATGATCAGCAGGAATTTGCGCTTGCGCAGCTCCTGCGGGTTGTTCTTTGTTTTCATTGGTTCTAATGATTGTTAATGTTGAGTAGTTTATTTTCTATTGTTTTCCAATTACGGATCAGCAGCCCCAGTATATTGTTATCGCTGTGCTGCGCTTCATAGAGTTCGCCGGTGGTGACCAGGCTCTGACTGACCTGGCTGGTCGCACGGGTGATGGTCAGCCGCGCAAAGCACTTGAACCGGTAGGGTTCGTTCTTGGTGTCCACCTGCACGCTATCGACCACAATGCGCTGCCGGATATTACCAGCAATGACGTTGGCATAATAACCGCTGACCGAAAGGCTATCGTAGATATTCCGGGCGGATTCATCTGCCATGTCCAGCGCACGGGTGAGGTTACGTCGGTTGGCCTTTTCATCGGGGTCGAGCGTGAAGAACAGTTCGTGAAAGGCACGTACATGGCCTTTGGCCGAGACCGGCAGGTAGGCATTTTTATCAGCGGCGTTCGCTGCCCAGGATGTATTGCCCGCAAGGATGTAGATCCGTTTCTGCAATTGATCCTGCCCGACCCGTTGCTGCCAGGCCATGAAGCCGATAGCGGCAAAGGCGCAGATCACGATCACAATGGTGAAAAGCCGTACATGCTGGAAAGCCGTTTCGATATTTTTGAGTTTCTTGAACATAACTATGACGTTTTAGGCGGACCGCCTTTCAGCTTATCCGTCTGGTAAGTATTGGTCGTTTGGGTTTGGCTGCCCTGCTGCGTGGAGTTTCGCTGCGTATTATTGCTGGAAAAGACATTCTGCATGATCGTACCACTGGCATAAGACATGGCCATGGAAGCCATTGCTGAGGTTTTGTTGAACAGCGCGTGGCCACCCACATTCATGATGTAGTTGGCGATGCTGGGTACGGTGAAGTACCCCAGGATACCAATGAGCAGGAAGATCAGATAGGCGGTCGAGGTATTGCCGAACTCATTGCCGCCAAGGTCGCCGCTCTGGATGGCGGTCAGCATATTCAGCTGGATCTTAGCGATGATCGCCCCGAAGATGTTGGCGACCGGCAGCCACATAAATACGTTGACATACCGTGCGAGCCACTGCTTGAGCGTATGCTGGAAGCCATCGAAGATACTCAGACCGAAACAGAGTGGCCCAAGGATCGCCAGCACGATCAGTTTGAACGTGCGGATCGTATCCAGGCATAAGGCCGCTGCCTGGAAGAGTACATTCAGGCATTCATAGATGAACTTGCGCGCCCAGTTCTTGATGCTCCAGCCGGAAAAGGCGTTAGAGATCGGGTTACCGGTATTCTTTTCCGCAACGGCATCCGGGTGGCTGTATTCGTACCATTTGTCTGGCTCTGAGTTCATTTCCTGCGGCAAAGCCGCTTCGGCAGCCTGATTATCATTTTCCAGTAAGCGTTCTATGGCGGCATTGGAATTGGCAACCATACCCTGCGTGGCGGTGACGACCGGCTCTAATATCCCATTCATCAACCTGAGTACCAATGGAAAAAAGGCGATGCAAAAACCAATGGCGAATGGGCGCAACAGCGGATAGACATCGATGGGTTCGGCAGCTGCCTGGTGTTTCCAGATGCGTGCACCGATATAGAACAGGGCAGCGAAACCGCCGATGGCGCGGGCCACG
This genomic interval from Mucilaginibacter defluvii contains the following:
- the traM gene encoding conjugative transposon protein TraM — its product is MKTKNNPQELRKRKFLLIMPLIVFPFLALLFWVFGGGKGEQSKAAAQGGLSMKLPGSMLTADTANDKLGFYEKARADSNKQEQLRRTDPFFKRSLDSAGVFSANPQTTLAATSGSDDDPNTKAAQITQKLAALQTEINKPPVKAAPIRTEQVVTQPYPVPASTLAEDPEMKQLNGMLEKLLELQNPNRGKPATETGTPPVATERFMAIPAVIDGNQKIVQGTVIRMRLLDSVRLNGEFFPKGHLIYGSGDLTNQRVKIHIKLIHMGLQIIPVDLTVFDRTDGLEGISVPEAVTGDALRNGAVNGVQSMDIMSFDPSMSAQLATAGINTAKGLFSKKVKRVKGKLKNGHTLLLRDNDLIKAVR
- the traK gene encoding conjugative transposon protein TraK, whose protein sequence is MFKKLKNIETAFQHVRLFTIVIVICAFAAIGFMAWQQRVGQDQLQKRIYILAGNTSWAANAADKNAYLPVSAKGHVRAFHELFFTLDPDEKANRRNLTRALDMADESARNIYDSLSVSGYYANVIAGNIRQRIVVDSVQVDTKNEPYRFKCFARLTITRATSQVSQSLVTTGELYEAQHSDNNILGLLIRNWKTIENKLLNINNH
- the traJ gene encoding conjugative transposon protein TraJ is translated as MKKIVLFIALAGCFLLTPALAHAEGIADDLHGLQGMLRQLYDQMLPLCSGMIGVARAIGGFAALFYIGARIWKHQAAAEPIDVYPLLRPFAIGFCIAFFPLVLRLMNGILEPVVTATQGMVANSNAAIERLLENDNQAAEAALPQEMNSEPDKWYEYSHPDAVAEKNTGNPISNAFSGWSIKNWARKFIYECLNVLFQAAALCLDTIRTFKLIVLAILGPLCFGLSIFDGFQHTLKQWLARYVNVFMWLPVANIFGAIIAKIQLNMLTAIQSGDLGGNEFGNTSTAYLIFLLIGILGYFTVPSIANYIMNVGGHALFNKTSAMASMAMSYASGTIMQNVFSSNNTQRNSTQQGSQTQTTNTYQTDKLKGGPPKTS